A window from Synechococcus sp. MU1643 encodes these proteins:
- the rplD gene encoding 50S ribosomal protein L4 produces the protein MANCVVRDWQGKEAGKATLDLKVAKETTAVDLMHRAVLRQQAHARQGTASTLTRSEVRGGGRKPYKQKGTGRARQGSIRTPLKPGGGIIFGPKPRTYNLAMNRKERRLALRTALMARIDDVTVVKDFATALEAPKTREITDALGRLGVAAGSKVLIVLTNPSDVVRRSVRNLEKVKLISADQLNVFDLLHANALVLGEEALATIQEVYGDD, from the coding sequence GTTCGTGATTGGCAGGGCAAGGAAGCCGGCAAGGCAACCCTGGACCTGAAGGTGGCCAAAGAGACCACCGCCGTTGATCTCATGCATCGGGCTGTTCTGCGTCAGCAGGCCCATGCACGACAAGGAACCGCCAGCACCCTCACCCGTTCAGAAGTGCGTGGTGGTGGTCGCAAGCCCTACAAGCAGAAAGGAACTGGTCGGGCCCGTCAGGGCTCCATCCGGACTCCCCTGAAGCCCGGCGGCGGCATCATCTTTGGACCCAAACCCCGCACGTACAACCTTGCGATGAACCGCAAGGAGCGTCGTCTGGCCCTGCGCACTGCGCTGATGGCCCGCATTGACGATGTGACCGTCGTGAAGGACTTCGCTACTGCGCTGGAGGCCCCCAAGACCCGTGAAATCACGGATGCTCTGGGACGCCTCGGTGTCGCGGCCGGCTCCAAGGTGCTCATCGTTCTGACGAACCCCTCCGATGTTGTGCGCCGTTCCGTGCGCAACCTGGAGAAAGTCAAGTTGATCTCTGCAGATCAGCTGAACGTCTTCGACCTGCTCCACGCCAATGCTCTGGTGCTTGGCGAGGAAGCTCTCGCAACCATCCAGGAGGTCTACGGCGATGACTGA
- a CDS encoding 50S ribosomal protein L23 produces the protein MTERFQGRLADVIRRPLITEKATRALEINQYTFEVDHRAAKPDIKAAIEQLFDVKVTGISTMNPPRRSRRMGRFAGKRAQVKKAVVRLAEGNSIQLFPES, from the coding sequence ATGACTGAACGTTTCCAAGGACGCCTGGCGGATGTGATCCGCCGTCCCCTGATCACCGAGAAGGCCACCCGCGCCCTCGAAATCAACCAGTACACCTTCGAGGTAGACCACCGCGCCGCGAAGCCCGACATCAAGGCCGCCATTGAGCAGCTCTTCGATGTGAAGGTCACCGGCATCAGCACCATGAATCCCCCGCGACGCTCCCGTCGCATGGGTCGCTTCGCCGGCAAACGTGCCCAAGTGAAGAAAGCCGTGGTGCGCCTGGCGGAGGGCAACTCGATCCAACTCTTCCCTGAGTCCTGA
- the rplB gene encoding 50S ribosomal protein L2, translating into MAIRNFRPYTPGTRTRVVTDFSEITSRKPERTLVVAKHRRKGRNNRGVITCRHRGGGHKRLYRVVDFRRNKHGVPAKVAAIHYDPHRNARLALLFYADGEKRYILAPAGVQVGQTVVSGPDAPIENGNAMPLSSVPLGSAVHCVELYAGRGGQMVRTAGASAQVMAKEGDYVALKLPSTEVRLVRRECYATLGEVGNSEMRNTSLGKAGRRRWLGRRPQVRGSVMNPCDHPHGGGEGRAPIGRSGPVTPWGKPALGLKTRKRNKPSNQYVLRKRRKTSKRSRGGRDS; encoded by the coding sequence ATGGCAATCCGTAATTTCCGCCCCTACACCCCCGGTACCCGCACCCGGGTGGTCACTGATTTCAGTGAGATCACCAGCCGCAAGCCGGAGCGGACCCTGGTGGTGGCTAAACACCGCCGAAAGGGTCGCAACAACCGCGGTGTGATCACCTGCCGCCACCGTGGTGGTGGCCACAAGCGCCTCTACCGCGTGGTTGATTTCCGTCGCAATAAGCACGGTGTCCCCGCCAAGGTGGCCGCAATTCACTACGACCCGCACCGCAACGCGCGTCTGGCACTGCTCTTCTACGCCGATGGCGAGAAGCGCTACATCCTGGCTCCCGCAGGAGTTCAGGTGGGTCAGACCGTGGTCTCCGGCCCTGATGCCCCGATCGAGAACGGCAATGCCATGCCGTTGTCCTCGGTGCCCCTTGGTTCGGCTGTTCACTGCGTTGAGCTCTACGCCGGTCGTGGCGGCCAGATGGTCCGGACCGCCGGTGCCAGCGCCCAGGTGATGGCAAAAGAAGGCGACTACGTCGCTCTGAAGCTGCCCTCCACCGAGGTGCGCCTGGTTCGCCGCGAGTGCTACGCCACCCTCGGCGAGGTCGGCAACTCCGAAATGCGCAACACCAGCCTGGGCAAGGCCGGTCGTCGCCGCTGGCTCGGACGTCGTCCTCAGGTTCGAGGCAGTGTGATGAACCCCTGCGATCACCCCCACGGTGGTGGTGAGGGTCGTGCACCGATCGGCCGTTCCGGCCCGGTGACCCCCTGGGGCAAACCCGCCCTGGGTCTCAAGACCCGCAAGCGGAACAAACCCAGCAACCAATACGTTCTCCGGAAGCGTCGCAAGACCTCCAAGCGGAGCCGTGGCGGACGCGATTCCTGA
- the rpsS gene encoding 30S ribosomal protein S19, with protein MGRSLKKGPFIADSLLRKVEKQNDNDDKSVIKTWSRASTILPMMIGHTIAVHNGRTHVPVFITEQMVGHKLGEFAPTRTFKGHIRDKKGGR; from the coding sequence ATGGGACGTTCACTCAAAAAAGGTCCGTTTATTGCCGACAGCCTGCTTCGCAAGGTTGAAAAGCAGAACGACAACGACGACAAGTCTGTGATCAAGACCTGGTCACGGGCTTCCACAATCCTGCCGATGATGATCGGCCACACGATCGCGGTTCACAACGGCCGCACCCATGTGCCGGTGTTTATCACCGAGCAAATGGTGGGTCACAAGCTGGGAGAGTTCGCTCCCACCCGCACCTTCAAGGGCCACATCAGAGACAAGAAAGGAGGCCGCTAA
- the rplV gene encoding 50S ribosomal protein L22: MTSSTPTAPTAQAHGRFIRGSVSKVRRVLDQIRGRTYRDALIMLEFMPYRSTGPITKVLRSAVANAEHNLGLDPSSLVILSASADMGPSMKRYRPRAQGRAFQIKKQTCHISIAVAAQTDS, from the coding sequence ATGACATCGTCAACCCCAACGGCACCCACTGCCCAGGCTCACGGCCGCTTCATCCGAGGCTCCGTGTCAAAGGTGCGCCGTGTGCTCGACCAAATCCGTGGCCGCACCTACCGCGACGCGCTGATCATGCTCGAGTTCATGCCCTACCGCTCCACCGGCCCGATCACCAAGGTGCTCCGGTCTGCGGTGGCCAACGCTGAGCACAACCTCGGTCTTGACCCCTCTTCTCTGGTGATCTTGAGCGCCAGCGCTGACATGGGCCCCTCCATGAAGCGCTATCGCCCCCGCGCCCAAGGCCGGGCTTTCCAGATCAAGAAACAGACCTGCCACATCAGCATTGCTGTGGCGGCTCAGACCGATTCCTGA
- the rpsC gene encoding 30S ribosomal protein S3 translates to MGHKINPTGLRLGITQEHRSRWYASSKNYPALLQEDDRIRKFIHKKYGSAGISDVLIARKADQLEVELKTARPGVLVGRQGSGIEDLRSGIQKTVGDSSRQVRINVVEVERVDGDAFLLAEYIAQQLEKRVAFRRTIRMAVQRAQRAGVLGLKIQVSGRLNGAEIARTEWTREGRVPLHTLRADIDYATKVASTTYGVLGIKVWVFKGEVLSEQAQPMPVGAAPRRRASRRPQQFEDRSNEG, encoded by the coding sequence ATGGGACACAAAATCAACCCAACCGGTCTGCGCCTGGGGATCACCCAGGAACACCGGTCACGCTGGTACGCCTCCAGCAAAAACTATCCGGCCCTCCTTCAGGAGGATGACCGGATTCGCAAGTTCATCCACAAGAAGTACGGCTCCGCCGGCATCAGCGATGTGCTGATCGCCCGTAAGGCCGACCAACTTGAAGTTGAACTCAAGACCGCACGCCCTGGTGTGCTGGTCGGCCGTCAAGGCAGCGGCATCGAAGACCTTCGTTCTGGCATTCAGAAGACCGTCGGCGACTCCAGTCGTCAGGTGCGGATCAATGTTGTCGAGGTCGAACGCGTCGACGGTGATGCATTCCTGCTTGCCGAGTACATCGCCCAGCAGCTGGAGAAGCGTGTGGCCTTCCGCCGCACGATCCGCATGGCTGTGCAGCGCGCTCAGCGTGCCGGCGTTCTGGGTCTGAAGATCCAGGTGTCCGGTCGCCTGAACGGTGCTGAGATTGCTCGGACGGAATGGACCCGTGAGGGTCGGGTGCCTCTGCATACCCTGCGTGCCGACATCGACTACGCCACCAAGGTGGCCAGCACGACCTACGGCGTGCTCGGCATCAAGGTGTGGGTGTTCAAGGGCGAGGTGCTGAGCGAACAGGCTCAGCCCATGCCGGTGGGAGCCGCCCCCCGGCGCCGGGCCAGCCGTCGGCCCCAACAGTTCGAAGACCGCTCCAACGAGGGTTGA
- the rplP gene encoding 50S ribosomal protein L16 — protein sequence MLSPKRVKFRKQQRGRMRGVATRGNTIAFGQFALQAQECGWITSRQIEASRRAMTRYVKRGGKIWIRIFPDKPVTMRAAETRMGSGKGNPEFWVAVIKPGRILFEMGGDEITPEIAKEAMRLAQYKLPVKTKFIQLDEQEKSAGAKAPAASEAVTVES from the coding sequence ATGCTGAGTCCAAAACGCGTCAAATTCCGTAAGCAGCAGCGAGGCCGCATGCGCGGCGTCGCCACCCGGGGCAACACCATTGCCTTCGGACAGTTCGCGCTGCAGGCACAGGAATGTGGCTGGATCACCTCGCGCCAGATCGAGGCCAGCCGTCGTGCCATGACCCGCTACGTCAAGCGTGGCGGAAAAATCTGGATCCGGATCTTCCCCGACAAGCCAGTCACTATGCGCGCTGCCGAAACCCGGATGGGTTCCGGTAAGGGCAACCCAGAATTCTGGGTTGCGGTGATCAAGCCCGGCCGGATCCTGTTCGAGATGGGCGGTGATGAAATCACCCCCGAAATCGCCAAGGAAGCTATGCGCCTCGCGCAATACAAGCTTCCCGTGAAGACCAAGTTCATCCAGCTGGATGAGCAGGAGAAGTCAGCTGGTGCCAAGGCTCCGGCAGCTTCTGAAGCCGTCACCGTGGAGTCCTGA
- the rpmC gene encoding 50S ribosomal protein L29, with protein sequence MARPNAADVRSLSDSDINEQIDGLRRELFQLRFEQATRQLANTHRFKEVRIKLAQLLTVQSERQRSTAS encoded by the coding sequence ATGGCCCGTCCTAACGCCGCCGATGTGCGCAGCCTGTCCGATTCGGACATCAACGAACAGATCGATGGCCTGCGCCGCGAACTGTTCCAACTCCGTTTCGAGCAGGCCACGCGCCAGCTCGCTAATACGCACCGTTTCAAAGAGGTCCGCATCAAGCTGGCCCAGCTGCTGACGGTGCAGTCGGAGCGCCAGCGCTCCACCGCCTCCTGA
- the rpsQ gene encoding 30S ribosomal protein S17 has protein sequence MAVKERIGTVVSDKMEKTVVVAVESRFPHPIYQKTVSRTTRYKAHDEDNTCRVGDRVRITETRPMSRQKRWAIAEVLSHSPKAAAEEANKAEAQEVKQ, from the coding sequence ATGGCAGTCAAGGAAAGGATCGGCACCGTCGTCAGCGACAAGATGGAAAAAACGGTGGTGGTCGCGGTGGAAAGCCGCTTCCCACACCCCATCTATCAAAAGACGGTCAGCCGTACCACCCGTTACAAGGCTCACGACGAAGACAACACTTGTCGCGTCGGTGACCGCGTTCGCATCACTGAAACCCGTCCGATGAGCCGCCAGAAGCGGTGGGCCATCGCCGAGGTTCTCAGCCACAGCCCCAAGGCTGCAGCTGAGGAAGCCAACAAGGCTGAAGCTCAGGAGGTGAAGCAGTGA
- the rplN gene encoding 50S ribosomal protein L14, with product MIQQESYLTVADNSGAKRIQCIRVLGTNRRYAHVGDVIVAAVKDAAPNMGVKKSDVVKAVVVRTKATMRRETGNSIRFDDNAAVIINDDKNPKGTRVFGPVARELRERSFTKIVSLAPEVI from the coding sequence GTGATCCAGCAGGAGTCCTACCTCACCGTTGCCGACAACAGCGGCGCCAAGCGCATCCAGTGCATTCGCGTCCTCGGCACCAACCGTCGCTATGCCCACGTGGGCGACGTAATCGTTGCCGCCGTCAAGGATGCCGCCCCCAACATGGGCGTCAAAAAGTCCGACGTGGTGAAGGCCGTTGTGGTGCGCACCAAAGCCACCATGCGTCGTGAAACCGGAAACTCGATCCGGTTCGACGACAACGCCGCCGTCATCATCAACGACGACAAAAACCCGAAAGGTACCCGCGTCTTCGGACCGGTTGCCCGTGAGCTGCGTGAGCGCAGCTTCACCAAAATCGTGTCCCTCGCTCCGGAGGTGATCTGA
- the rplX gene encoding 50S ribosomal protein L24: MATATTKAKSTERIKMRIRKGDTVQVIAGKDKGKTGAVLRTLPNENRVVVEGVNMRTRHEKPTQEGETGRIVTEEASLHASNVMLYSTDKKVASRVEIVVEKDGTKKRRLKKTGEVID, encoded by the coding sequence ATGGCGACTGCAACCACCAAGGCCAAGTCCACCGAGCGCATCAAAATGCGCATCCGCAAGGGAGACACCGTTCAGGTGATCGCCGGCAAGGACAAGGGCAAGACCGGTGCCGTTCTGCGCACCCTGCCCAACGAGAACCGCGTCGTCGTGGAGGGCGTGAACATGCGCACCCGCCACGAAAAGCCCACCCAAGAGGGCGAGACAGGCCGCATCGTGACGGAGGAAGCTTCCCTGCATGCCTCCAACGTGATGTTGTATTCCACCGATAAAAAGGTGGCAAGCCGCGTTGAAATCGTCGTCGAGAAGGACGGCACCAAGAAGCGCCGGCTCAAGAAAACCGGTGAAGTCATCGACTGA
- the rplE gene encoding 50S ribosomal protein L5 codes for MSLKKRYRETIQPKLQKDLSLTNIHEVPKVLKVTVNRGLGEAAANAKSLEASVNELAQITGQKVVVTRAKKAIAGFKIRQGMPIGCAVTLRGDRMYAFLERLINLALPRIRDFRGVSPKSFDGRGNYTLGVREQIIFPEISFDKIDAIRGMDITIVTTARSDEEGRALLREMGMPFQSN; via the coding sequence ATGTCACTCAAGAAGCGCTACCGGGAGACCATCCAGCCCAAGCTGCAGAAGGATCTCTCCCTCACCAACATCCATGAAGTCCCCAAGGTGCTGAAAGTCACCGTTAACCGGGGTCTCGGCGAAGCCGCCGCCAATGCCAAGTCTCTTGAGGCTTCGGTGAATGAGCTGGCGCAGATCACCGGCCAAAAGGTCGTTGTGACCCGTGCCAAAAAAGCCATCGCTGGCTTCAAGATTCGGCAGGGCATGCCGATCGGCTGTGCCGTCACCCTCCGTGGTGATCGGATGTATGCCTTCCTCGAGCGCCTGATCAACCTGGCGCTGCCCCGCATTCGCGACTTCCGCGGGGTCAGCCCCAAGAGTTTCGATGGCCGCGGCAATTACACCCTTGGGGTGCGCGAACAGATCATTTTCCCTGAGATCTCCTTCGACAAGATCGATGCGATCCGGGGCATGGACATCACCATCGTGACCACTGCCCGTTCGGACGAAGAGGGCCGGGCCCTCCTCCGCGAGATGGGAATGCCGTTCCAGAGCAACTGA
- the rpsH gene encoding 30S ribosomal protein S8 encodes MANHDPISDMLTRIRNASEKRHETTKIPASRMTRSIAKVLQQEGFISEISEQGEGVRTELVLALKYSGKHRLPTIRSMQRVSKPGLRIYKNTRGLPKVLGGLGVAIISTSKGVMSDRDARREGVGGEVLCYVY; translated from the coding sequence ATGGCCAACCACGACCCCATTTCCGACATGCTCACCCGCATTCGCAATGCGAGTGAGAAACGTCACGAAACCACCAAGATCCCCGCTTCGCGGATGACCCGCAGCATCGCCAAGGTGCTGCAACAGGAGGGCTTCATCTCCGAGATCAGCGAGCAGGGTGAAGGCGTTCGCACCGAACTGGTGCTCGCCCTCAAGTACAGCGGCAAGCACAGGCTGCCCACCATCCGCTCCATGCAGCGGGTCAGCAAGCCCGGTCTCCGCATATACAAGAACACTCGCGGCCTGCCCAAAGTCCTCGGCGGACTGGGTGTGGCGATCATCTCCACCTCCAAGGGTGTGATGAGCGACCGCGACGCCCGCCGTGAGGGCGTCGGTGGCGAAGTGCTCTGTTACGTCTACTGA
- the rplF gene encoding 50S ribosomal protein L6: MSRIGKNPVPVPEKVTVSLDGLTVKVKGPKGELERTLPDGVSVSQDNNTIVVSPTSTKRISRERHGLSRTLVANMIEGVNNGYSKSLEIVGVGSRAQVKGKTLVVSAGYSHPVEMEAPEGITFKVENNTKVIVSGIDKELVGNEAAKVRAIRPPEPYKGKGIKYEGERILRKAGKSGKK, encoded by the coding sequence ATGTCACGAATCGGCAAAAACCCCGTTCCCGTCCCTGAAAAGGTCACCGTTTCCCTCGACGGCCTCACCGTCAAGGTGAAAGGGCCCAAAGGCGAGCTGGAGCGCACCCTTCCTGATGGCGTCAGCGTCAGCCAGGACAACAACACCATCGTGGTCTCCCCCACGAGCACCAAGCGCATCTCCCGTGAGCGCCACGGCCTGAGCCGCACCCTTGTCGCCAACATGATCGAGGGTGTCAACAACGGCTACAGCAAGTCCCTGGAGATCGTCGGCGTGGGCTCCCGTGCCCAGGTCAAAGGCAAAACCCTCGTGGTGAGTGCTGGCTACAGCCACCCCGTCGAGATGGAAGCACCTGAGGGCATCACCTTCAAGGTGGAGAACAACACCAAGGTGATTGTCTCCGGAATCGATAAGGAGCTGGTGGGCAACGAAGCCGCCAAGGTCCGCGCCATCCGCCCCCCCGAGCCTTACAAGGGCAAGGGCATCAAGTACGAGGGCGAGCGCATCCTGCGCAAGGCAGGCAAGTCCGGCAAGAAATAA
- the rplR gene encoding 50S ribosomal protein L18, whose amino-acid sequence MSQLSRKQQTQKRHRRLRRHITGTSDRPRLAVFRSNNHIYAQVIDDAAQSTLCSASTVDKELRAGLKAPAGGCDASVAVGELVAKRAIAKGIQQVVFDRGGNLYHGRIKALADAAREAGLQF is encoded by the coding sequence ATGTCCCAACTGTCCCGCAAACAGCAGACGCAGAAACGCCACCGGCGTCTGCGTCGTCACATCACCGGAACCTCAGACCGTCCGCGGCTGGCCGTGTTCCGCTCCAACAACCACATCTACGCCCAGGTCATCGACGACGCGGCCCAGAGCACACTGTGCTCAGCCTCCACCGTTGACAAGGAGCTGCGTGCCGGCCTCAAGGCTCCGGCTGGCGGCTGCGACGCCTCTGTCGCCGTCGGCGAACTGGTCGCCAAGCGCGCCATTGCCAAAGGCATCCAGCAGGTGGTGTTCGACCGCGGCGGAAATCTGTACCACGGCCGGATTAAAGCCCTCGCCGATGCCGCCCGGGAAGCGGGCCTTCAGTTCTGA
- the rpsE gene encoding 30S ribosomal protein S5: MTDSSPQSNPNAVPGAADVPAAAEGQQHQEQRRGRGDRDGRRGDRRGGRRGQERDSEWQERVVQIRRVSKTVKGGKKMSFRAIVVVGNEKGQVGVGVGKAGDVIGAVRKGVADGKKHLVKVPLTRHNSIPTISNGRDGAASVLIRPAAPGTGVIAGGSIRTVLELAGIKNVLAKRLGSKTPLNNARAAMVALSLLRTHKETAKERGISLEQIYS; encoded by the coding sequence ATGACAGATTCCTCCCCCCAATCCAATCCCAACGCCGTACCGGGTGCAGCCGACGTTCCAGCGGCAGCCGAAGGGCAGCAGCATCAGGAACAGCGCCGCGGCCGTGGCGACCGTGACGGTCGTCGTGGCGACCGGCGTGGTGGTCGTCGCGGCCAAGAGCGCGACTCCGAATGGCAAGAGCGCGTGGTTCAGATCCGCCGCGTCTCCAAAACCGTCAAAGGCGGCAAGAAGATGAGCTTCCGGGCCATCGTTGTCGTCGGCAACGAGAAAGGCCAGGTCGGCGTTGGCGTCGGCAAGGCAGGTGATGTGATCGGTGCTGTCCGCAAGGGTGTTGCCGATGGCAAAAAGCACCTCGTCAAGGTGCCGCTGACCCGTCACAACTCCATCCCGACCATCTCCAATGGTCGTGACGGTGCTGCGAGCGTGCTCATCCGCCCTGCAGCGCCTGGTACCGGTGTGATCGCTGGCGGTTCAATCCGCACAGTGCTCGAACTCGCTGGCATCAAGAATGTCCTGGCCAAGCGTCTGGGCAGCAAGACCCCCCTGAACAATGCACGGGCTGCCATGGTGGCCCTGTCGCTTCTCCGCACCCATAAGGAGACGGCCAAGGAACGGGGAATCTCCCTCGAACAGATCTATTCCTGA
- the rplO gene encoding 50S ribosomal protein L15 has protein sequence MTLRLDSLKSNKGARRRKLRKGRGIAAGQGASCGFGMRGQKSRSGRPTRPGFEGGQMPLYRRVPKLKHFPLVNPKHFTVLNVSALNDLKDGSSVNLDSLVKDGIVTSPKHPLKMLGNGELKAQKLTVQAAAFTASARTKIEAAGGTCEILD, from the coding sequence ATGACTCTCCGACTCGATTCCCTCAAATCAAACAAGGGCGCTCGTCGCCGCAAACTGCGCAAGGGCCGCGGCATCGCTGCCGGTCAGGGCGCCAGCTGCGGCTTCGGTATGCGCGGCCAGAAATCCCGCTCGGGTCGCCCCACGCGCCCCGGTTTCGAGGGTGGCCAAATGCCTCTTTACCGCCGGGTGCCGAAGCTGAAGCACTTCCCCCTGGTCAATCCCAAGCACTTCACCGTGCTCAACGTCTCGGCATTGAACGACCTGAAGGACGGCAGCTCCGTCAACTTGGATTCCCTAGTTAAGGACGGCATCGTGACCAGCCCCAAGCATCCGCTGAAGATGCTCGGCAACGGTGAACTGAAAGCCCAAAAGCTGACAGTGCAAGCCGCGGCGTTCACAGCATCCGCCCGCACCAAGATCGAAGCCGCAGGTGGCACCTGCGAAATCCTCGACTAA
- the secY gene encoding preprotein translocase subunit SecY gives MLVSRGRNPNASEVIGQLITNPGLRSRVLTTLGLLLLVRLGIYIPMPGIDREAFKQFIDQGGQLIGFLDIFTGGGISTLGIFALGILPFINASIILQLLTAALPQLEDLQKNEGEAGRRKIAQITRYVALGWGLVQSVVFAMILRQYAVEGLSEVTFVVQTALALVTGSMVVMWLSEVITERGIGQGASLVIFLNIVATLPRTLGATIEAAQTGDRDTVLGIIVLVLVFLATIVGIIFVQEGARRIPIVSAKRQVGGAGVLPTRQSYLPLKLNAGGVMPIIFASALIFLPVTIANLTKSEWLIRAASALNPGAANPWPYALTFFGLILGFSYFYASLTVNPADIATNLKRGGVAIPGVRPGSATANYLSGVQNRLTLLGGLFLGAVAIIPAAVERATNVQTFQGLGATSLLILVGVAIDTAKQVQTYVISQRYEGLVRQ, from the coding sequence ATGCTCGTCAGTCGGGGTCGCAACCCCAACGCCTCCGAAGTGATCGGCCAGCTGATCACCAACCCTGGGCTCCGCAGTCGTGTGCTCACCACACTCGGTCTGCTGTTGTTGGTGCGTCTTGGGATCTACATCCCGATGCCAGGAATCGATCGAGAAGCGTTCAAGCAGTTCATCGATCAGGGCGGACAGCTGATCGGTTTCCTCGACATTTTCACCGGCGGGGGCATCTCCACCCTGGGCATTTTTGCCCTTGGGATCCTGCCGTTCATCAATGCCTCGATCATCCTCCAGCTGCTGACCGCAGCGCTGCCGCAACTGGAAGACCTCCAGAAGAATGAGGGCGAGGCCGGCCGACGCAAGATCGCCCAGATCACTCGCTATGTGGCGCTGGGATGGGGGCTCGTCCAGAGCGTGGTCTTCGCGATGATCCTGCGCCAATACGCCGTGGAAGGCCTCAGCGAAGTGACCTTTGTGGTGCAGACGGCACTGGCCTTAGTCACCGGATCGATGGTGGTGATGTGGCTGAGTGAAGTGATCACGGAGCGGGGCATCGGCCAGGGAGCCTCCCTGGTGATTTTTCTGAACATCGTCGCCACCCTGCCGCGCACCCTCGGCGCCACGATCGAAGCCGCTCAAACCGGTGACCGCGACACCGTGCTGGGCATCATTGTTCTTGTGCTGGTGTTCCTGGCAACGATCGTTGGAATCATCTTCGTGCAGGAGGGGGCTCGCCGTATTCCCATCGTCAGTGCCAAGCGCCAGGTGGGTGGAGCAGGCGTTCTCCCCACCCGTCAGAGCTATCTGCCGCTCAAGCTGAATGCTGGCGGTGTGATGCCGATCATCTTTGCCTCAGCCCTTATTTTCCTGCCGGTCACCATCGCCAACCTGACCAAGAGCGAGTGGTTGATCCGTGCTGCCAGTGCACTAAATCCCGGAGCAGCGAACCCCTGGCCGTACGCTCTGACCTTTTTTGGGTTGATCCTGGGCTTCTCCTACTTCTACGCCTCACTCACGGTGAATCCCGCTGACATAGCCACCAACCTGAAACGGGGTGGTGTGGCAATTCCGGGCGTCCGCCCCGGCAGCGCCACGGCCAACTATCTCTCAGGAGTCCAGAACCGCCTCACCTTGCTGGGTGGTCTGTTCCTCGGCGCCGTCGCCATCATTCCTGCGGCCGTGGAACGCGCCACAAATGTGCAGACCTTCCAAGGTCTTGGCGCTACTTCACTGCTGATCCTGGTCGGTGTGGCCATCGACACCGCCAAGCAAGTGCAGACCTATGTGATTTCTCAACGCTACGAAGGCCTGGTTCGCCAATGA
- a CDS encoding adenylate kinase, whose product MKNCLLFLGPPGAGKGTQATRLCDANSMKHLSTGDLLRSEVSAGSELGKEAEAVMNRGELVSDALVLAIVESQMKALTTDGWLLDGFPRTVPQAEALEPLLAELQQPIQAVVLLELDDAVLIERLLARGRADDNEAVIRNRLEVYREKTAPLIRFYSDKGLLVSVPAQGSVEEITKRIESILS is encoded by the coding sequence ATGAAAAATTGCTTGCTCTTTCTTGGCCCTCCCGGAGCCGGCAAAGGCACCCAGGCCACCCGACTGTGCGATGCCAACAGCATGAAGCATCTGTCCACAGGCGATCTGCTTCGCTCTGAAGTGTCAGCCGGCAGCGAACTAGGCAAAGAAGCTGAAGCGGTGATGAACCGCGGCGAGTTGGTGAGCGACGCCCTCGTGCTGGCAATTGTGGAAAGCCAGATGAAGGCACTCACCACGGATGGATGGCTGCTGGATGGGTTTCCACGCACAGTGCCCCAAGCGGAAGCCCTCGAACCCCTACTGGCCGAATTGCAGCAACCCATCCAGGCCGTGGTTCTGCTGGAGCTGGATGACGCCGTTTTGATTGAACGGCTGCTGGCCCGCGGTCGCGCCGACGACAACGAAGCGGTGATCCGCAATCGCCTTGAGGTTTACCGTGAGAAAACGGCACCTCTAATTCGCTTTTACAGCGATAAAGGTCTCCTGGTTTCCGTCCCTGCCCAGGGCTCTGTCGAGGAGATCACCAAGCGGATCGAATCCATACTGAGTTGA
- the rpmJ gene encoding 50S ribosomal protein L36, producing MKVRSSVKKMCDKCRVIRRHGKVMVICTNPKHKQRQG from the coding sequence ATGAAGGTGCGCAGCTCAGTGAAAAAAATGTGTGACAAGTGCCGGGTGATCCGTCGCCACGGCAAGGTCATGGTCATTTGCACCAACCCCAAGCACAAACAGCGCCAGGGCTGA